A part of Rhopalosiphum maidis isolate BTI-1 chromosome 3, ASM367621v3, whole genome shotgun sequence genomic DNA contains:
- the LOC113558666 gene encoding PCNA-associated factor-like, which translates to MVRTKQSMSYKVSVGRTPKIAACKASVAGGCSGSSSSGHKLPSSPSTSKNKYSGGNPVHPREIPAWQKEITCFFQVKNDEQSQLPSANNEEEEEEEDEDDDVVEVRPQETAQTGSSEI; encoded by the exons ATGGTTAGAACCAAGCAATCAATGAGCTATAAGG TTTCCGTTGGAAGAACACCTAAAATAGCTGCGTGTAAAGCGTCGGTGGCCGGTGGCTGCAGCGGTTCGTCATCGTCTGGTCATAAATTGCCGTCATCTCCTTCCACTTCCAAAA aCAAATACTCGGGTGGAAATCCAGTGCACCCCAGAGAGATCCCGGCTTGGCAGAAAGAGATCACTTGCTTTTTCCAGGTAAAAAACGACGAACAATCACAACTGCCGTCGGCCAACAACGAGGAGGAGGAGGAGGAGGAGGATGAGGACGACGACGTTGTAGAAGTACGCCCGCAAGAAACGGCGCAGACGGGATCGTCGGAAATTTAG